The DNA sequence TGCCGACTCTACAAATCGGAAGATGGTAAAACACTTGCTAAAGGCAGGCGTAAGGCCATTTGGAGAGCAGCGGGTCTTGGGTGGCGATCTTGCTGGTAAAACCTTTGTCCTTACCGGAGGGTTGGATAACTTCACAAGAAACGAAGCCCGTGACGAAATCGAGAAACGCGGCGGTAAGGTAAGTGGGTCGGTTTCCAAGAAGACAAGCTATGTCGTGGCCGGAGCAGACCCCGGCTCAAAACTGGCAAAGGCCCGCGATTTGGGGATTACGGTGTTAGATGAGGACGCATTTACGAAGCTCCTAGGCAATTAGGGACGGAATGACGACCGAACCGTACAGGTTTATCTATCGCAGCGCTCGTGGTGAGATCACTGCTCGGGAAGTAACAGATATCTCAGAGTCAGACGATTACGTCCAAGGTTTTTGTCTGCTTAGGGGAGAACTAAGAACGTTTAGGAAGGATCGGATCCTGGAACTGATCTCGGATTCTTCAACTGTCCAAGAGCGTTTAGAGTTCCATGTCGCAAACAACCCCCCTCCGATTGAACGAAACCTAACTGGTCGAACTCGACCGCCAAGCTATCTCTGTGACGTGTGTTTCACAGGGTTTAAGCAGACCGACAAGAAAAGGCTCGCTCGTTGGGCTGAGGAAGCAGGTTTTGTTGTTCGGAAAACGGTGAGTCAGCATCTGAACTTCTTGTGCTATGGCTATAATGCAGGGCCGGCAAAGATGGAGCGAGCGCGCCAGCAGGGCGTGATAATCATTGACGAAGAGCAGTTCATGTACCTGCTGGAGACAGGGGAGGTGCCGGATGACTGACTCTCTCACCGTCGCCGCACATGCCATCATCACCGGCCGGGTGCAGGGCGTGTTCTACCGCGCGAGCACCCGGCGCGAGGCGGAGCGCCTGGGGCTTGCCGGCTGGGTGCGCAACCTGCCGGGCGGCCAGGTCGAAGCCCGCTTCGAGGGGCCGCGCGAGAAGGTCGAGGCCGCGCTCGCCTGGTGCGCGCAGGGCCCGCCGTCCGCGCACGTTGAATCGGTCGAGTCCGACTGGACCGCGCCCGAGGGCTTTGCATCTTTTGAGATTCGTTACTGAGGGGCGCAAGGAAATTCGTAGGGGCGGGGTTTACCCGCCCTTCTTGCTTTCGCTACTGATTTGTATCGAAAGAGGGCGGGTAGACCCCGCCCCTACATGCGTTACTGACGAACCAGTCACCGCCTGCCACGCATCTGAGGCAAGAGCAGTTGAGAGATACCGGGAACTCCGGTATCCTCGACGCGACGCGTTGCATTCGGGGCGGCCATCCCGGCAGCAGAAGCAACAGCGAGCCGAGCGCGCCATGAAAGAAACACCACCGATTGAAAACACCGAGACCGGCTACCGGCTGGGCGACCTGGAGATCCTCTTTGGCGAGGGCGGCAAGGGAAAACTCCTGCGCGCCAACAGCCTGATCCTCCACGGTCCGCGCAACATCATCGTCGACCCGGCCGCCTGCGAGGCGCGCCAGGTCGAGCTGGCCAAAGAAAACCCGATTCTCTTCTACACCCACTACCACGCCGATCACCGCGCGGCCGAGCACGTCTATCCCCAGACCACCGAGGTCTGGACCAGCGCCGCCGATGCCAGTGCCATCGAAGACCCCGAGGAATTCGTGCGCCGCGTGGACAGCT is a window from the Chrysiogenia bacterium genome containing:
- a CDS encoding acylphosphatase — protein: MTDSLTVAAHAIITGRVQGVFYRASTRREAERLGLAGWVRNLPGGQVEARFEGPREKVEAALAWCAQGPPSAHVESVESDWTAPEGFASFEIRY